One segment of Enterobacter ludwigii DNA contains the following:
- a CDS encoding inorganic triphosphatase — translation MAQEIELKFIVEKDSVDALRQHLQTLSGEHHEPVQLLNIYYETPDNWLRRHDMGLRIRGANGRYEMTMKIAGRVVGGLHQRPEYNIDINQPELELDRFPAEVWPNGVLPETLSAEVKPLFSTDFWREKWLVTEGKSRIEIALDQGEVKAGELQEPICELELELLEGEVQDVLKLARKLVSQPGLRQGSLSKAARGYHLAAGNAPRLLKETTILHVPPKASVEQGMEAALELALSQWLYHEELWVRNVKNAKAHVLAAMSLVRHTLALFGGIVPRKASAHLRDLLTQTEALLLSDVSAQTALYSPQNAAARLALTEFLVTRSWRAFLDAKAQAKIEDNFKRFADIHLSRHAAELKTTFAYPLGDQYGDQLIRLSRNIDSMLLLSGAYDGPKAQAWLENWQGLKHAIETRQHIEIEHFRNEAISQEPFWLHSGKR, via the coding sequence ATGGCTCAAGAAATCGAATTAAAATTTATCGTCGAAAAAGACAGCGTTGACGCACTCCGTCAGCATCTGCAGACCCTTTCCGGCGAACACCATGAACCGGTACAACTGCTTAATATCTATTACGAAACGCCAGACAACTGGCTGCGCCGCCATGATATGGGACTGCGCATCCGTGGCGCGAACGGGCGCTACGAGATGACGATGAAAATCGCTGGCCGCGTGGTCGGCGGTTTACATCAGCGCCCGGAATACAATATCGACATCAATCAGCCAGAACTTGAGCTGGATCGTTTCCCGGCAGAAGTCTGGCCGAACGGCGTGCTGCCAGAAACCTTATCCGCCGAGGTGAAACCGCTGTTTAGTACCGATTTCTGGCGTGAAAAATGGCTGGTAACGGAAGGGAAAAGCCGCATTGAAATCGCCCTCGATCAGGGTGAGGTAAAAGCGGGTGAGCTTCAGGAGCCGATTTGCGAGCTGGAGCTCGAACTGCTGGAGGGTGAAGTCCAGGACGTACTGAAGCTGGCGCGTAAGCTGGTAAGCCAGCCGGGCCTGCGTCAGGGCAGCCTGAGCAAAGCGGCGCGGGGGTATCATCTGGCCGCCGGGAATGCGCCGCGCCTGCTGAAAGAGACGACTATTTTGCACGTGCCACCGAAAGCCAGCGTTGAGCAGGGCATGGAGGCGGCGCTGGAGCTGGCGCTCTCACAGTGGCTTTATCATGAAGAGCTGTGGGTGCGTAATGTGAAAAACGCAAAAGCGCACGTGTTAGCGGCGATGAGCCTTGTGCGTCATACCCTGGCGCTGTTCGGCGGCATCGTACCTCGTAAAGCGAGCGCTCACTTACGTGACCTGCTGACCCAGACCGAAGCGCTGCTGCTCTCTGATGTATCCGCACAAACGGCGCTCTACAGCCCGCAAAACGCCGCCGCCAGGCTGGCGCTGACCGAGTTTCTGGTGACGCGTAGCTGGCGTGCCTTCCTGGATGCAAAAGCGCAGGCCAAAATTGAAGATAACTTCAAACGTTTCGCGGATATCCATCTTTCACGCCACGCGGCGGAGCTTAAAACCACCTTTGCGTATCCGCTGGGAGACCAGTATGGCGATCAGCTGATCCGCCTGTCGCGCAATATCGACAGCATGCTGCTGCTGTCGGGTGCCTATGACGGCCCTAAAGCGCAGGCCTGGCTGGAGAACTGGCAGGGGCTGAAACATGCTATCGAAACCCGTCAGCACATAGAGATTGAGCATTTCCGTAATGAAGCCATTTCGCAGGAGCCGTTCTGGCTGCACAGCGGAAAACGTTAA
- a CDS encoding TIGR04211 family SH3 domain-containing protein: MLKLRLIGLTFLAFSAATAVHAEEKRYVSDELNTWVRSGPGDNYRLVGTVNAGEEVTLLQTNAETNYGQVRDSTGRTSWIPLKELSAVPSLRTRVPDLENQVKTLTDKLNNIDGTWNQRTAEMQQKVAQSDSVINGLKDENQKLKNELIVAQKKVNAANLQLDDKQRTIIMQWFMYGGGVLGVGLVLGLVLPHLIPSRKRKDRWMN; the protein is encoded by the coding sequence ATGCTTAAATTACGCCTGATTGGACTTACTTTCCTCGCTTTTAGCGCCGCAACCGCCGTGCACGCTGAAGAGAAGCGTTACGTTTCTGACGAACTGAACACCTGGGTACGCAGTGGCCCCGGAGATAATTATCGCCTCGTGGGTACGGTCAATGCCGGCGAGGAAGTGACGCTGTTACAGACCAACGCGGAGACCAATTATGGTCAGGTTCGCGACAGTACCGGCCGCACGTCCTGGATCCCACTGAAAGAGCTGAGCGCGGTGCCAAGCCTACGCACCCGCGTGCCGGACCTGGAAAATCAGGTGAAAACGCTGACCGACAAGCTGAACAATATCGACGGTACCTGGAACCAGCGCACCGCGGAAATGCAGCAGAAAGTGGCCCAGAGCGACAGCGTGATTAACGGTCTGAAAGATGAGAATCAGAAACTGAAAAACGAGCTGATTGTCGCGCAGAAGAAGGTGAACGCCGCCAATCTGCAACTTGATGACAAACAACGTACCATCATCATGCAGTGGTTTATGTACGGTGGCGGTGTGCTGGGCGTTGGCCTGGTGCTGGGTCTGGTGCTTCCTCACCTGATCCCAAGCCGTAAGCGTAAAGACCGCTGGATGAACTAA